One segment of Candidatus Dormiibacterota bacterium DNA contains the following:
- a CDS encoding LuxR C-terminal-related transcriptional regulator — MTALENRAGDIDTEKDRQRRARAGIAAVDTLLEILEQRHLQREEVGVGMLPRWRRALEAGGLVVPVAVSSATTTHALHERLLDWQEELLNAAYPRRETCARTEQEAGDTAGEAGRLPGGEPAPAGTGHRALTAGATPPRRRASRRCCRASRRSARGSMWSAPRRLDADLRAVAQMPPPAGGSGARGGMPGLTDREIGVLRVVAEGLTNAQVARRLHLSEHTVAAHLRSVFRKIGVASRSAATRYALERGLT; from the coding sequence ATGACCGCTCTCGAGAACCGGGCCGGCGACATCGACACGGAGAAGGACCGCCAGCGGCGCGCTCGAGCCGGGATCGCGGCCGTCGACACACTGCTCGAGATCCTCGAGCAGCGCCATCTCCAGCGCGAGGAGGTGGGGGTGGGAATGCTGCCCCGTTGGCGACGTGCTCTCGAGGCCGGCGGGCTCGTCGTCCCGGTGGCGGTGTCGAGCGCGACCACCACCCACGCACTCCATGAGCGTCTGCTCGACTGGCAGGAGGAGCTCCTGAACGCCGCCTATCCGCGTCGCGAGACCTGTGCGCGCACCGAGCAGGAGGCTGGCGACACCGCCGGCGAGGCCGGCCGGTTGCCGGGCGGCGAGCCGGCCCCCGCCGGCACCGGTCACCGCGCCCTCACGGCCGGTGCAACCCCGCCGAGGCGCCGCGCATCGCGCCGTTGCTGCCGCGCCTCCCGACGATCGGCCCGGGGGTCCATGTGGTCGGCACCGAGGCGCCTCGACGCCGACCTCCGCGCGGTGGCGCAGATGCCGCCACCGGCCGGCGGGTCGGGCGCGCGCGGGGGCATGCCCGGCCTCACGGATCGGGAGATCGGCGTCCTGCGGGTGGTCGCGGAGGGACTCACCAATGCGCAGGTGGCGAGGCGGCTGCACCTGAGCGAGCACACCGTCGCAGCTCATCTGCGATCCGTCTTCCGCAAGATCGGGGTGGCGAGCAGGAGCGCGGCGACGCGCTACGCGCTCGAGCGCGGGCTCACCTAG
- a CDS encoding serine protease gives MHRLSAPLAVMVSAGSLAGGTSSSVSAAPTWAPAAAATVHPGVQLYTNGAQCTANFIFTNRAHVYVGQAAHCSSTDATGTTDGCTASSLPLGTPVDIRGAKHPGKIVYSSWLTMKGLHETDSSACRYNDLALVELDPADLGSVNPSIPTWGGPVGISAAGTSTGEQIYGYGHSELAMGLAPLASKQGVSLGDCGNGWSHRVLTRSPGIPGDSGSAYLDSQGRALGVLSTVDLVPVPGTNGVGDLSRELAYLHSHTDLGGVQPAFGTEAFTAGSPPGSGTFRRRWRR, from the coding sequence GTGCACCGTCTCAGCGCTCCACTCGCCGTCATGGTGTCGGCCGGATCCCTCGCCGGCGGCACATCCTCCTCGGTGTCGGCGGCGCCCACATGGGCTCCGGCCGCGGCGGCGACCGTCCACCCCGGCGTGCAGCTGTACACGAACGGCGCGCAGTGCACCGCGAACTTCATCTTCACGAACCGCGCGCACGTGTATGTCGGCCAGGCGGCGCACTGCTCCAGCACCGATGCGACCGGCACCACCGATGGATGCACGGCGTCGTCGCTGCCTCTGGGCACACCGGTCGACATCCGCGGCGCGAAGCATCCCGGGAAGATCGTCTACAGCTCCTGGCTGACCATGAAGGGGCTGCACGAGACCGACTCGAGCGCCTGCCGGTACAACGACCTGGCGCTCGTCGAGCTGGATCCGGCCGACCTGGGCTCGGTCAACCCGTCGATCCCGACCTGGGGCGGCCCGGTCGGGATCTCCGCCGCGGGCACATCCACCGGCGAGCAGATCTACGGGTACGGCCACTCCGAGCTGGCCATGGGTCTCGCGCCGCTGGCGTCGAAGCAGGGCGTCAGCCTCGGTGACTGCGGCAACGGCTGGAGCCATCGGGTGCTGACCAGGTCGCCCGGGATCCCCGGCGACTCCGGGAGCGCCTACCTCGACTCCCAGGGCCGGGCCCTCGGCGTCCTCAGCACTGTGGACCTCGTCCCCGTCCCCGGCACCAACGGGGTCGGCGACCTGAGCCGCGAGCTCGCGTACCTGCACAGCCACACCGACCTGGGGGGCGTCCAGCCGGCCTTCGGCACCGAGGCGTTCACGGCCGGATCCCCCCCCGGGTCGGGGACGTTCAGGAGGCGGTGGCGGCGCTGA
- a CDS encoding LuxR C-terminal-related transcriptional regulator translates to MAEDRFDLRVALDELRSTGSTSAAVRPEIAASWHRSLASDLQPDRLVVPHQPSAPGDERLERAARPVLDRLVEDLESTSMGLLLADRHGHILDRLFRDRALGANLDRISLAPGSSYQESRVGTNAIGTALEERAPSMVTGSEHFADALGQMACAAAPIFDPITGSVLGVVDLTCSVEGSHSLMLAVAKRSARLIEHRLVGANPAADRFLLERFLRARRGARGALVALNGHTMYTNAPAVKLLHDIDRGLLWDLVSSTLSGQQRGAFELPVPPGGSALVACETVADGSEVIGALLRFLPPPMAATGDRPVAPERRSHHPALGWESLTETERSVAELVSEGRTNREVAASTFLSPHTVGYHLRHIFHKLGVDSRVDLTRLVVQRGDRPADSRPLNR, encoded by the coding sequence ATGGCAGAAGACCGGTTCGACCTGCGTGTCGCACTCGACGAGCTCCGCTCCACCGGATCCACGAGCGCCGCGGTCCGTCCCGAGATCGCCGCCTCGTGGCACCGGTCGCTCGCGTCAGACCTTCAGCCCGACCGGCTGGTGGTTCCCCACCAACCCTCGGCGCCGGGCGACGAGCGTCTCGAGCGCGCCGCCCGTCCCGTCCTGGACCGTCTGGTCGAGGACCTCGAGTCCACATCGATGGGCCTGCTGCTCGCCGACCGGCACGGGCACATCCTCGATCGTCTGTTCCGCGACAGAGCTCTGGGTGCCAACCTCGACCGGATCAGTCTCGCGCCCGGTTCCTCCTATCAGGAGAGCCGGGTCGGCACCAACGCCATCGGCACGGCGCTCGAGGAACGGGCACCGTCGATGGTGACCGGCAGTGAGCACTTCGCCGACGCCCTCGGCCAGATGGCCTGCGCCGCGGCCCCCATCTTCGACCCGATCACGGGCTCGGTTCTCGGCGTGGTCGACCTGACCTGCTCGGTGGAGGGGTCGCACTCGCTGATGCTGGCGGTGGCCAAGCGGTCTGCCCGGCTCATCGAGCACCGCCTCGTCGGCGCGAACCCCGCCGCCGACCGGTTCCTGCTCGAACGGTTCCTGCGCGCCCGGCGGGGTGCGCGTGGGGCCCTGGTGGCCCTCAACGGGCACACCATGTACACCAACGCCCCGGCGGTCAAGCTGCTGCACGACATCGACCGGGGTCTGCTCTGGGACCTCGTCTCGTCGACCCTGTCCGGGCAGCAGCGCGGTGCGTTCGAGCTCCCGGTGCCGCCCGGAGGCTCGGCGCTGGTGGCCTGCGAGACCGTCGCCGACGGCAGCGAGGTCATCGGCGCGCTGCTGCGCTTCCTGCCGCCGCCGATGGCGGCCACCGGCGACCGCCCCGTCGCTCCCGAACGGCGGAGCCACCATCCGGCACTGGGGTGGGAGAGCCTCACCGAGACCGAGCGCAGCGTCGCGGAGCTGGTGAGCGAGGGACGCACCAATCGCGAGGTCGCCGCCTCGACGTTCCTCTCGCCCCACACCGTCGGCTATCACCTCCGCCATATCTTCCACAAGCTCGGTGTGGACTCCCGCGTCGACCTGACCCGTCTCGTCGTCCAGCGTGGCGACAGACCGGCTGATTCGCGGCCGCTCAACAGGTGA
- a CDS encoding LuxR C-terminal-related transcriptional regulator, with amino-acid sequence MTATPMSSKAPSGSWEVNVLHGPGTGRWLDTEALAELATAPLDAIAEQARRALVPVLPHAALVLVTPGSSTLPVQIAAQNGARQRLASVEWTHLVEIGLPVESGVSRLELPDVVGGLHVTGWVVTSPEITVALIVGDRARMSTTPGQGQAAMRVVRRAAARLRAIDDDPPPRTLEFSHAMSQERERIRLELRSRHATTLSSLLHTLRGATGAAGAQATPPGIAKAIAMASRGLLDLQAEADARDASGHALIGAIFAEVEVEVRGTLQSAGVRLVEDIEADEAAQVPYAVAHAARLITRLAALNATRHPGADKCRLLWRLTDESLIIIVADNGLGFEDGAERRERELADVRRLAGELRGRVALDSNPQWGTTFSCALPLHDHRAPAPENPAARRLAELGQREREVLGLMMAGLRNRDIAGRLFISERTVKFHVSNILAKVQVGSRTEAIAVAHRAGIAVVPTDGGR; translated from the coding sequence ATGACCGCAACCCCGATGTCGTCGAAGGCGCCATCCGGCAGCTGGGAGGTGAACGTCCTGCACGGCCCCGGGACGGGCAGGTGGCTGGACACCGAGGCGCTGGCCGAGCTGGCCACAGCACCTCTCGATGCGATCGCAGAGCAGGCACGGAGGGCGCTGGTGCCGGTGCTCCCGCACGCCGCGCTGGTGCTGGTGACCCCGGGATCATCCACCCTTCCGGTGCAGATCGCAGCCCAGAACGGCGCGCGCCAGCGGTTGGCCTCCGTCGAGTGGACGCATCTCGTCGAGATCGGGCTGCCGGTGGAGAGCGGGGTGTCGCGGCTGGAGCTGCCCGACGTGGTGGGCGGTCTGCACGTGACCGGGTGGGTCGTCACCTCGCCCGAGATCACCGTTGCATTGATCGTCGGCGACAGGGCTCGCATGAGTACCACACCGGGCCAGGGGCAAGCCGCCATGCGTGTGGTCAGACGGGCCGCCGCGCGGCTACGCGCCATCGACGACGATCCGCCGCCGCGCACGCTCGAGTTCTCCCACGCGATGAGCCAGGAGCGCGAGCGGATTCGCCTGGAGCTCCGGAGCCGCCATGCGACGACGCTGTCGTCGCTGCTGCACACGCTGCGCGGCGCCACCGGAGCGGCGGGTGCACAGGCGACGCCGCCCGGGATCGCCAAGGCCATCGCCATGGCCTCGCGCGGGCTGCTCGACCTGCAGGCCGAGGCCGACGCCAGGGACGCCTCAGGTCACGCGTTGATCGGGGCCATCTTCGCCGAGGTCGAGGTGGAGGTGCGTGGGACCCTGCAGAGTGCAGGGGTCCGGCTGGTCGAGGACATCGAGGCCGATGAGGCTGCTCAGGTCCCGTACGCCGTCGCCCATGCGGCGCGTCTGATCACGCGGCTCGCCGCGCTCAACGCGACCCGGCACCCTGGAGCCGACAAGTGTCGCCTGCTCTGGCGGCTGACCGACGAGTCGCTGATCATCATCGTGGCGGACAACGGCCTCGGCTTCGAGGATGGCGCCGAGCGCCGCGAGCGCGAGCTCGCCGATGTCCGCCGGCTGGCGGGCGAGCTGCGCGGCCGGGTCGCCCTGGACTCCAACCCGCAGTGGGGCACGACCTTCAGCTGCGCCCTCCCGCTGCACGACCACCGCGCCCCCGCGCCGGAGAACCCGGCGGCGCGCCGCCTCGCCGAGCTGGGACAGCGTGAGCGCGAGGTGCTCGGGCTGATGATGGCAGGGCTGCGCAATCGCGACATCGCGGGACGGCTGTTCATCAGCGAGCGCACCGTGAAGTTTCACGTGTCCAACATCCTGGCCAAGGTCCAGGTGGGATCCCGCACCGAGGCGATCGCCGTTGCGCATCGCGCCGGAATCGCGGTGGTCCCCACCGATGGCGGACGTTGA
- a CDS encoding response regulator transcription factor has protein sequence MPQESPISVLIADDDQRMVDTLTALIESRPFLRLAGVGGDATEAVAIATQVRPCVALLDVRMPGGGASTARSIRAASPRTRCVALSAYCDLDSLAAMREAGVVDYLLKGRASVADIVRAIRRAAGQDGDRPT, from the coding sequence ATGCCTCAGGAATCACCGATCAGCGTGCTCATCGCCGACGACGACCAGCGCATGGTGGACACCCTCACCGCGCTGATCGAGAGCAGGCCGTTCCTCCGGCTGGCCGGAGTCGGCGGTGACGCCACCGAGGCCGTCGCCATCGCGACCCAGGTCCGGCCCTGCGTGGCGCTGCTCGACGTGAGGATGCCGGGCGGCGGCGCATCCACCGCTCGATCGATCCGCGCGGCGTCGCCGCGAACGCGCTGCGTCGCGCTCTCCGCCTACTGCGACCTCGACAGCCTCGCAGCGATGCGTGAGGCCGGTGTGGTCGACTACCTGCTCAAGGGGAGGGCCTCCGTCGCCGACATCGTCCGGGCAATCCGGCGCGCGGCCGGCCAGGACGGGGATCGGCCCACCTAG
- a CDS encoding response regulator transcription factor yields the protein MRVLIVDDHPVVADGIRLLLDQHADLEVVGVAGDAAEALTLAPATCPDLLLIDYQLPDATGAEVAARLRERQPALRVLFLSMVRNDALLREAVKAGARGYLLKTQPASELVDAVRRAAAGELLIPAATLAGLITGSGGVTELLDRLTPREHEILRLLAEGLDNRGIAARLGIAYVTVRSHLRNLSSKLNAHSKLEVLARAVELRLIER from the coding sequence GTGCGCGTGCTGATCGTCGATGACCACCCGGTGGTGGCGGACGGGATCCGCCTGCTCCTCGACCAGCACGCGGATCTCGAGGTGGTCGGCGTCGCCGGTGACGCCGCCGAGGCGCTGACGCTCGCGCCGGCGACCTGTCCCGACCTCCTGCTGATCGACTACCAGCTTCCCGATGCGACCGGCGCCGAGGTTGCGGCGAGGCTTCGTGAGCGGCAGCCCGCGCTCCGGGTGCTGTTCCTCAGCATGGTCAGGAACGACGCGCTCCTCCGGGAGGCGGTCAAGGCCGGCGCCCGCGGCTACCTGCTGAAGACGCAGCCGGCATCGGAGCTGGTGGACGCCGTCCGTCGCGCCGCCGCCGGCGAGCTCCTGATCCCGGCCGCCACGCTGGCCGGGCTGATCACCGGCTCCGGGGGCGTCACCGAGCTGCTCGACCGGCTGACGCCCCGCGAGCACGAGATCCTGCGACTCCTGGCCGAGGGTCTCGACAACCGCGGCATCGCCGCCCGGCTGGGCATCGCCTACGTCACCGTTCGCAGCCACCTTCGCAATCTCAGCAGCAAGCTGAACGCGCACTCCAAGCTGGAGGTGCTGGCCCGGGCGGTGGAGCTCCGGCTGATCGAGCGCTGA
- a CDS encoding ATP-binding protein, protein MPERLAPFAVGVVGVAAISAAIGAIRGLGTTVPSLSSAYLLLVLWMAARYGWGAALWGTVLSCLVYDFFFVAPYLAFLPLSAEDGEEAIVLLVFALAGGRLVASVAAPMAEAAARARESGTLYDLAVTALRDRQATSVLSNLCERAREVGHLSTISLVEVRPGEARTVAGDELSEAQLHAARHAYDEGTASGTEATDCRLNTLRGGRPQAATEYLLLRSGIAVLGRPAQRPDETDQRLLEALLGLTSLILERRRWAAVMEEERQRIARDIHDDTLQTMGAMALRLDLLCEEIQDPRQREMVDQLLTLARDSSERLRSIVFELRSDLLEEGLTKAITAATHDQAAEAGIDHRVTGHLTAEPPLEVALALYRIAQEALANVRKHGEASRVEVSLAEEGGTLRLRVVDDGRGFDPAAATQHLPTGTRGRDRRFGLRSMSERARLIGGQLTVSSVPGQGTVVEARVPVRTGPRAAA, encoded by the coding sequence TTGCCTGAACGCCTGGCCCCGTTCGCCGTCGGTGTGGTCGGCGTTGCCGCCATCTCCGCCGCAATCGGTGCGATCAGGGGCCTTGGGACCACCGTGCCCTCGCTCAGCTCGGCCTATCTGCTGCTCGTGCTCTGGATGGCCGCGCGCTACGGCTGGGGAGCGGCGCTCTGGGGTACGGTGCTGTCGTGCCTCGTCTACGACTTCTTCTTCGTCGCCCCCTACCTGGCCTTCCTCCCCCTCAGCGCCGAGGATGGGGAGGAGGCGATCGTGCTGCTCGTCTTCGCGCTGGCGGGGGGGCGCCTGGTCGCGTCGGTCGCCGCACCCATGGCCGAGGCGGCGGCGCGGGCCCGGGAGTCGGGCACCCTCTACGACCTCGCGGTCACCGCGCTCCGCGACCGCCAGGCCACGTCGGTGCTGTCGAACCTCTGCGAGCGGGCGCGCGAGGTCGGGCATCTCAGCACCATCAGCCTGGTGGAGGTGCGGCCGGGTGAGGCGCGGACGGTGGCCGGCGACGAGCTGTCCGAGGCTCAGCTGCACGCGGCACGCCACGCGTACGACGAGGGCACCGCATCGGGGACGGAAGCCACGGATTGCCGGCTGAACACGCTGCGCGGCGGTCGGCCGCAGGCGGCCACCGAATACCTGCTGCTCCGCAGCGGGATCGCCGTGCTCGGACGGCCGGCCCAACGTCCCGACGAGACCGACCAACGCCTGCTGGAGGCGCTGCTGGGGCTGACCAGCCTCATCCTCGAGCGCCGGCGCTGGGCCGCGGTGATGGAGGAGGAGCGGCAGCGGATCGCGCGCGACATCCACGACGACACGCTGCAGACCATGGGGGCCATGGCCCTCCGCCTCGACCTCCTGTGCGAGGAGATCCAGGACCCGCGCCAGCGCGAGATGGTCGACCAGCTGCTCACCCTGGCCAGGGATTCGTCGGAGCGCCTCCGCTCGATCGTCTTCGAGCTCCGCTCCGACCTCCTCGAGGAGGGCTTGACGAAGGCGATCACGGCCGCCACCCACGACCAAGCTGCCGAGGCGGGCATCGATCATCGAGTGACCGGGCACCTCACCGCCGAGCCACCCCTGGAGGTCGCTCTCGCCCTCTACCGCATCGCCCAGGAGGCCCTGGCGAACGTGCGCAAGCACGGCGAGGCGAGCCGGGTGGAGGTCTCCCTGGCGGAGGAGGGTGGCACCCTCCGGCTGCGGGTGGTCGACGACGGCCGGGGCTTCGATCCGGCGGCGGCCACCCAGCACCTCCCCACCGGTACGCGGGGCCGGGACCGCCGGTTCGGGTTGCGCTCGATGAGCGAGCGCGCCCGGCTGATCGGTGGCCAGCTCACGGTCAGCAGCGTGCCCGGACAGGGCACCGTGGTCGAGGCGCGGGTGCCGGTCAGGACCGGGCCGCGAGCGGCCGCGTAG